The segment ATTTCCAAGTGAATTATTGCAAAAACTTACGGATGAATTAAATAGAATTTCGAGCAATTCAGAAGTCAATGTGGTTGTTTTACAAAGCGAAGGTACAGCGTTTTGTGCTGGCGCTTCTTTTGACGAATTACTTTCTATAACCGATTTTGAAACCGGGAAAAAATTCTTTTCGGGTTTTGCGAATGTGATTAACGCTATGCGAAAGTGTTCCAAAATCATCATCGGAAAAATACAAGGCAAAGCTGTCGGTGGTGGCGTTGGTCTTATTGCAGCCTGTGATTTTGCTTTTGCCTATCAGGATGCAGGTATTAAATTATCTGAAATTGCAATCGGTATTGGACCGTTCGTAATTGAACCGGCAGTTTCCAGAAAAATTGGTAAAATTGCCATGTCTGAAATGACATTACAACCCAATTTATGGCAAACGGCTGATTGGGCAAAGGAAAAAGGATTGTATGTAGATATTTTTGACAGTCAGAACGAAGTAACCGAAGCCACATTAAAACTTGCCGGAAAATTAGCATCCTACAATCCGGAAGCTTTAGCCGAAATAAAAAAAATTTTTTGGCAAGGCACTGAAAATTGGGACGAACTATTATATGAAAGGGCTTCAATTTCAGGAAAATTAGTGCTTTCTGATTTTACCAAAGAAGCCTTGAGCCAATTTAAAAAGTAATTACCTTTGCAAACCCGAGACCTTTAGGTCGAATTGTTATGAAATA is part of the Flavobacterium sangjuense genome and harbors:
- a CDS encoding enoyl-CoA hydratase/isomerase family protein, whose protein sequence is MSDNGSLYVSVENKIATVTFEHPASNSFPSELLQKLTDELNRISSNSEVNVVVLQSEGTAFCAGASFDELLSITDFETGKKFFSGFANVINAMRKCSKIIIGKIQGKAVGGGVGLIAACDFAFAYQDAGIKLSEIAIGIGPFVIEPAVSRKIGKIAMSEMTLQPNLWQTADWAKEKGLYVDIFDSQNEVTEATLKLAGKLASYNPEALAEIKKIFWQGTENWDELLYERASISGKLVLSDFTKEALSQFKK